The following proteins are encoded in a genomic region of Iodidimonas sp. SYSU 1G8:
- a CDS encoding glycosyltransferase family 4 protein produces the protein MHVRFLVGMLDGTSGSGAYNKRLIEAFAARGHQVSVIARQRAALDGVTLHHLPPADYGNGLMWRMNLPLSLRRGARQVQRLDCRAPDVTIGSEHTFLRGHARKFPGRPWVYFPHSYTYPDEIARFSTPGLHRRLSVRSALGLQRWAVAHADTTVRLSRSSAEGIMDRTGITDPARFTIMPPATWATGSRRFRAADAPLRFLVAGALHESKRVSLVLHALLALPADARWECDIVGDGDEREALEALAASAGRPLPIRFHGAQPDLTPFYRAADVLLFPSRLEHAALVLMEAMVNGLPVLALDSRTPGIQTATNEIVDDGETGWLPRSDEQFIAMLHRLVAHPAMTDKPSDRAFEVAAKRFDFDRHVTRWEGILGEALSR, from the coding sequence ATGCATGTTCGCTTTCTCGTGGGAATGCTCGACGGCACGTCGGGCAGCGGTGCCTATAACAAACGCCTGATCGAGGCGTTCGCGGCGCGTGGCCATCAGGTCAGCGTGATCGCGCGCCAGAGGGCGGCGCTGGACGGCGTCACCCTGCATCATCTGCCGCCGGCTGATTACGGCAACGGATTGATGTGGCGGATGAACCTGCCTCTTTCCCTGCGGCGCGGCGCGCGTCAGGTCCAGCGCCTCGATTGTCGGGCGCCGGATGTCACCATCGGCAGCGAGCACACGTTTCTGCGCGGACATGCGCGGAAGTTTCCCGGCCGGCCCTGGGTCTATTTCCCACATTCCTACACCTATCCGGACGAGATCGCCCGCTTCAGCACGCCTGGCCTGCACCGCCGGCTTTCCGTGCGGTCGGCCTTGGGATTGCAGCGCTGGGCGGTTGCCCATGCGGACACGACGGTCCGGCTGAGCCGCAGCAGCGCCGAGGGTATCATGGATCGCACCGGCATCACCGATCCGGCCCGTTTCACCATCATGCCGCCGGCCACGTGGGCCACCGGATCGCGCCGTTTCCGCGCGGCCGATGCGCCGCTCCGCTTCCTGGTGGCCGGGGCGCTGCATGAGAGCAAGCGCGTGTCGCTGGTGCTGCACGCCCTTCTGGCGCTGCCCGCCGATGCCCGCTGGGAATGCGACATCGTCGGCGACGGCGACGAGCGGGAGGCGCTCGAGGCGCTGGCGGCGAGCGCCGGACGGCCGCTTCCCATCCGTTTCCACGGCGCCCAGCCCGATCTGACTCCGTTCTACCGTGCCGCCGACGTGCTGCTGTTCCCGTCCCGGCTGGAGCATGCCGCGCTCGTTCTGATGGAGGCGATGGTCAATGGCCTGCCGGTGCTGGCGCTGGACAGCCGCACGCCCGGCATCCAGACCGCGACCAACGAAATCGTCGATGACGGAGAAACCGGGTGGCTGCCGCGGTCGGACGAACAGTTCATCGCCATGCTGCACCGGCTGGTCGCTCATCCCGCAATGACGGACAAACCCTCGGACCGGGCGTTCGAGGTCGCGGCGAAGCGGTTCGATTTCGACCGGCACGTGACGCGGTGGGAAGGAATCCTCGGCGAGGCGCTCTCGCGCTGA
- a CDS encoding aromatic ring-hydroxylating dioxygenase subunit alpha, with translation MNVQAPESLKPGEARCPGPSTRDLILRDGWEVPAALIAEDYTFLGDEDMPYDRYTSPAFFQAEFDRMWNKVWQWACREEHIPEVGDHYVHDVGPYSILVARVAPDEVRAYWNSCLHRGTQLRPSDSVGNVMQFRCPFHGWTWNLDGSLKEIPCRWDFPKVTDDEFRLPQVKVARWGGFIFINMDENAGPLEDYLGPLADHLKDRWDLSRRYVAMHIQKILPANWKAAQEAFLEAYHVVETHQQSLAITSDANCQYDTFSDKVTRFVHTVGIQSPHYPVEQSQQEIIEKMRFAPRGVTLKEGETARATAAQFLRETMSEEFKVDLSGYSDSEMLDSIEYHLFPNMFFFPGVSLPMLYRFRPNGMDVDSAVFDLLLLRPLADGETAPEAPAPVKIGIKQSYTEVPGLNPLLGAVYDQDTMNLDMQQKGFKASRKAGQTLGNYQEVRIRRIHRTLDAYLNA, from the coding sequence ATGAATGTGCAGGCTCCAGAGTCCCTGAAGCCCGGCGAGGCGCGTTGCCCCGGCCCCAGCACCCGTGACCTGATCCTGCGGGATGGCTGGGAGGTGCCAGCGGCGCTGATCGCCGAGGACTACACCTTTCTTGGCGACGAGGACATGCCGTACGACCGCTACACCTCGCCGGCGTTCTTTCAGGCCGAGTTCGACCGGATGTGGAACAAGGTCTGGCAGTGGGCCTGCCGGGAAGAGCACATTCCGGAAGTGGGTGACCACTATGTCCATGACGTCGGGCCATACTCAATTCTCGTCGCGCGCGTGGCGCCCGACGAGGTGAGGGCGTACTGGAATTCGTGCCTGCACCGCGGCACCCAGCTGCGTCCGTCGGACAGCGTCGGCAACGTCATGCAGTTCCGCTGCCCCTTTCACGGCTGGACCTGGAATCTGGACGGCAGCCTCAAGGAGATTCCCTGCCGCTGGGACTTCCCCAAGGTCACCGACGACGAATTCAGGCTGCCCCAGGTGAAGGTGGCGCGCTGGGGCGGCTTCATCTTCATCAACATGGATGAGAATGCCGGGCCGCTCGAAGACTATCTCGGGCCGCTGGCCGACCATCTCAAGGACCGGTGGGATCTGTCGCGGCGCTACGTCGCCATGCATATCCAGAAAATCCTGCCGGCCAACTGGAAGGCGGCGCAGGAAGCGTTTCTCGAGGCTTATCATGTCGTCGAAACCCACCAGCAGTCCCTGGCGATCACCAGCGACGCCAACTGCCAGTACGACACATTCAGCGACAAGGTGACCCGATTCGTGCACACGGTCGGCATCCAGAGTCCGCACTATCCCGTGGAGCAGAGCCAGCAGGAAATCATCGAGAAGATGCGCTTCGCGCCCCGGGGCGTGACCCTGAAGGAAGGCGAAACCGCCCGGGCGACCGCCGCCCAGTTCCTGCGCGAGACCATGAGCGAGGAGTTCAAGGTGGATCTGTCCGGGTATAGCGACAGCGAAATGCTGGACTCGATCGAGTACCACCTGTTTCCCAACATGTTCTTTTTCCCCGGCGTGTCGCTTCCCATGCTGTATCGGTTCCGGCCGAACGGCATGGATGTGGACAGCGCCGTTTTCGATCTCTTGTTGCTCAGGCCTCTCGCCGACGGCGAAACCGCCCCCGAGGCGCCAGCGCCGGTGAAGATCGGCATCAAACAGTCCTACACGGAGGTGCCGGGCCTCAACCCGCTCCTCGGCGCGGTCTATGATCAGGACACCATGAATCTCGACATGCAGCAAAAGGGGTTCAAGGCATCCCGCAAGGCCGGGCAGACCCTGGGCAATTATCAGGAGGTGCGGATTCGCCGCATTCACCGGACGCTGGACGCCTATCTGAACGCCTGA
- a CDS encoding TonB-dependent receptor codes for MTTKTLLARASLAALSVILPGTSGAFAQDAAVAADGPGPRRVIENVIVQAQKRSETVQTVPIAMTAFSGDELERKFAKDIADFSGSTPNVQLAPEGISPFASSFFMRGLGTDERESFSDPSVAVVVDGVTEARASVALTDLLDIESVEVLRGPQGTLQGRNATAGAILVRRAAPDVSEFQAMGGMLAGNYGRLEAKGMVNVPLVDGVAAFRLAVKSSTSDGFYENRFSNEKVGGQDRITLLPSFKYVTDNFDMVLRGEFVRVRGDSSTLLAYNTCRVDPTLMASSGGANDAMVDILAQQFGGDVAAASCAREPDKESYAINQNRPQGEFNDLDVWGITGEMNYTLPDIGTITYIGNYRHTDEHSTLDPDGTVGSLFSSNDFTSHYQTSHELRFASEFSDFVDFVAGVLYLRQAYDLDRTQFLGFVAPPAQIEFNMGSAQRNEQWGLFAQANWHLTDRLTLVTGARYSADKKRMDICAAAPGDCAGRIETLDESWTNVSPRIGLNYQLADTLFAYGYWARGFRAGGFNGNASSAALAGPYDPERVDTYEVGFKWDGFDNMLRVNGAAFWMEAKGLQRSISKQSPSGSVDVITDNAASARLRGLELEVTALPFRGFSLSGSVGYLDAKYTDYCEDLNGATPNDPSLLPCGPAVGLTQPVDLTGLPLNRAPKWNARLAGTYDFPVGDAGTLSLNAEWIYESSQLTTQAGFPTGTVNGITNYNGVVVSPLRGPSNIVNASITWYDADDRYRVAVFGKNLTNEIYILRTSTISGVWNFAMLNAPRTYGIELTYNF; via the coding sequence ATGACCACGAAGACATTGTTGGCGCGAGCATCGCTCGCCGCATTGAGTGTGATTTTGCCCGGCACCAGCGGTGCTTTCGCCCAGGACGCTGCGGTGGCGGCGGATGGGCCGGGCCCGCGGCGCGTGATCGAAAACGTGATCGTTCAGGCGCAGAAGCGGTCCGAAACGGTACAGACGGTGCCCATCGCCATGACGGCGTTCAGCGGCGACGAGCTGGAACGGAAATTCGCCAAGGACATCGCCGATTTCAGCGGCTCGACGCCGAATGTCCAGCTGGCGCCCGAGGGCATCTCGCCCTTTGCATCCTCCTTCTTCATGCGCGGGCTGGGGACGGACGAGCGCGAATCGTTCAGCGATCCGTCCGTGGCCGTGGTCGTCGACGGGGTGACGGAAGCGCGGGCCAGCGTCGCGCTGACCGACCTGCTCGATATCGAATCGGTCGAGGTCCTGCGCGGGCCGCAGGGGACGCTCCAGGGCCGGAACGCCACGGCGGGCGCCATTCTGGTACGCCGCGCCGCGCCGGACGTCAGCGAATTCCAGGCCATGGGCGGCATGCTGGCGGGAAACTACGGACGGTTGGAAGCCAAGGGCATGGTGAACGTGCCGCTGGTAGATGGTGTCGCGGCGTTCCGGCTGGCCGTCAAGTCGTCCACGTCGGACGGCTTCTACGAAAACCGCTTCAGCAACGAGAAGGTCGGCGGTCAGGACCGGATCACGCTGCTGCCCAGCTTCAAATATGTCACCGACAATTTCGATATGGTGCTGCGCGGCGAGTTCGTGCGCGTACGCGGTGATTCCTCGACCCTGCTGGCCTACAACACCTGCCGGGTCGATCCGACCCTGATGGCATCGTCGGGCGGCGCCAACGATGCCATGGTGGACATCCTGGCGCAGCAATTCGGCGGTGACGTCGCCGCGGCCAGCTGCGCGCGCGAGCCCGACAAGGAATCGTACGCCATCAACCAGAACCGCCCGCAGGGCGAGTTCAACGATCTCGACGTCTGGGGCATCACCGGCGAGATGAACTACACGCTGCCCGATATCGGCACGATCACTTATATCGGCAATTACCGTCATACCGATGAGCACTCGACCCTCGATCCCGACGGGACCGTCGGCAGCCTTTTCTCGTCCAACGACTTCACCAGCCATTACCAGACGTCGCACGAACTCCGGTTCGCCTCGGAATTCTCCGACTTCGTGGATTTTGTCGCCGGCGTGCTCTACCTGCGGCAGGCCTATGATCTCGACCGCACCCAGTTTCTCGGCTTCGTCGCGCCGCCGGCCCAGATCGAGTTCAACATGGGCTCGGCCCAGCGCAACGAACAATGGGGCCTGTTCGCCCAGGCCAACTGGCATCTGACCGACCGGCTGACGCTGGTCACCGGCGCACGCTATTCGGCGGACAAGAAGCGCATGGACATCTGCGCCGCCGCGCCGGGCGACTGCGCCGGCCGGATCGAGACGCTGGATGAGTCCTGGACCAATGTCAGTCCCCGGATCGGCCTCAATTACCAGCTCGCGGATACGCTGTTCGCCTATGGCTACTGGGCGCGCGGCTTTCGGGCGGGCGGCTTCAACGGCAACGCGTCGTCGGCGGCGCTGGCGGGTCCGTACGATCCCGAGCGGGTCGATACCTACGAGGTCGGCTTCAAGTGGGACGGCTTCGACAACATGCTGCGCGTCAACGGCGCGGCGTTCTGGATGGAAGCGAAGGGCCTGCAGCGCAGCATCTCGAAGCAGTCTCCCTCGGGCTCGGTCGACGTCATCACCGACAACGCGGCGAGCGCCCGGCTGCGCGGCCTGGAACTGGAAGTGACGGCGTTGCCGTTCCGGGGCTTCTCCCTGTCCGGTTCGGTCGGATATCTGGACGCCAAGTACACCGACTATTGCGAGGATCTGAACGGCGCGACGCCGAACGATCCGTCGTTGCTGCCCTGTGGCCCCGCGGTCGGCCTCACCCAACCCGTCGACCTCACGGGGCTGCCGCTCAACCGCGCGCCCAAGTGGAATGCGCGGCTTGCCGGCACCTACGACTTTCCGGTGGGCGACGCCGGCACGCTCAGCCTGAACGCCGAATGGATCTATGAATCGAGCCAGCTCACGACCCAGGCCGGTTTCCCCACGGGCACGGTGAACGGCATCACCAACTACAATGGCGTCGTGGTCTCGCCGCTGCGCGGACCGTCCAACATCGTCAACGCCAGCATCACCTGGTACGATGCCGATGACCGCTACCGGGTCGCGGTGTTCGGCAAGAACCTGACCAACGAGATCTATATCCTGCGCACCTCGACCATTTCGGGTGTGTGGAATTTCGCCATGCTCAACGCGCCGCGCACCTACGGCATCGAGCTTACCTACAACTTCTGA
- a CDS encoding aromatic ring-hydroxylating dioxygenase subunit alpha, whose translation MTAHSASWYAQPAEKWPEPKLKGHTIPGYRYHSKEFFHDEWENMWTKVWLLLGREDEIPEVGDYQMEEVGPESILMVRQEDMSIKAFYNVCQHRGARLIFNDLGTVDAFTCPYHGWRWEIDGSLTFALDPEDFPEGDPCGKLKLEPIRCETFAGFIWVNMDPNCVSLQEYLGPIWDDWAPYEIHSWKRYLALTATIPCNWKVILDNFNESYHLPTVHPQADATVEENYKWTQFDMAEEGHARMWMQSGIPSRSLIERGEELLKPGLAWMLEQWDLNPDDFRGGREYETREALQKAMREKGPKMGYTHFDNLKDHQLTDTYHYFLFPNFAVSLWADGFHFLRARPHPTDPGQTLFDNWWYAPAPEGLTTPVMTINGPVERDAEVEHEVFQYLERSLSGLIDQDMGITTGQQLGFRSRAYKGVYLAKQEHRIRRYHELIDEYIEGIRPAPKRSSAIAAE comes from the coding sequence ATGACCGCTCACAGCGCCAGCTGGTACGCACAACCGGCCGAGAAATGGCCGGAGCCCAAACTCAAGGGCCACACCATTCCGGGCTACCGGTACCATTCGAAGGAATTTTTCCATGACGAATGGGAGAACATGTGGACGAAGGTCTGGCTGCTGCTCGGCCGCGAGGACGAAATTCCGGAAGTCGGCGACTACCAGATGGAAGAGGTGGGTCCCGAGTCCATCCTGATGGTCCGCCAGGAGGACATGTCCATCAAGGCGTTCTACAATGTCTGCCAGCATCGCGGCGCGCGCCTGATCTTCAACGATCTGGGCACCGTCGACGCGTTCACCTGCCCCTATCATGGCTGGCGCTGGGAGATCGACGGCAGCCTGACCTTCGCGCTGGACCCCGAGGATTTCCCCGAGGGCGATCCCTGCGGCAAGCTGAAGCTGGAGCCGATCCGCTGCGAGACCTTCGCCGGCTTCATCTGGGTCAACATGGATCCCAACTGCGTGTCGCTGCAGGAATATCTCGGGCCGATCTGGGACGACTGGGCGCCCTATGAAATCCACAGCTGGAAGCGCTACCTGGCGCTGACCGCCACCATTCCCTGCAACTGGAAGGTGATCCTGGACAATTTCAACGAGTCCTATCACCTGCCCACCGTCCACCCGCAGGCCGACGCGACGGTGGAGGAAAATTACAAGTGGACCCAGTTCGACATGGCCGAGGAAGGCCATGCGCGCATGTGGATGCAGTCGGGCATTCCGTCGCGCTCGCTGATCGAGCGTGGCGAGGAATTGCTGAAGCCGGGCCTGGCGTGGATGCTGGAGCAATGGGACCTCAACCCCGACGACTTCCGCGGCGGCCGCGAGTACGAAACCCGCGAGGCGCTGCAGAAGGCCATGCGCGAGAAGGGTCCGAAGATGGGCTACACCCACTTCGACAATCTGAAGGACCACCAGCTCACCGACACCTATCACTACTTCCTGTTCCCGAACTTCGCCGTGTCGCTGTGGGCCGACGGTTTCCACTTCCTGCGCGCCCGCCCGCATCCGACCGACCCGGGCCAGACCCTGTTCGACAACTGGTGGTACGCGCCGGCGCCGGAAGGTCTGACCACGCCGGTGATGACCATCAACGGCCCGGTCGAGCGCGACGCCGAGGTCGAGCATGAAGTGTTCCAGTATCTGGAGCGCAGCCTGAGCGGCCTGATCGATCAGGACATGGGCATCACCACCGGCCAGCAGCTCGGCTTCCGCAGCCGCGCCTACAAGGGCGTCTATCTGGCGAAGCAGGAGCACCGCATCCGCCGCTATCACGAGCTGATCGACGAATATATCGAGGGCATTCGCCCGGCGCCCAAGCGCAGCAGCGCCATCGCGGCGGAATAG
- a CDS encoding LuxR C-terminal-related transcriptional regulator, whose amino-acid sequence MADGESGDLGPLLKALEHVRDTAEAVDIAKRVGAIIGLPYPSCIADYSDPLLTRTRDGKTYAELFGWSVDFREDWERNRLNLISPIANVCRYSTKPFIWRSKDVVSMMPAASGAKQRQWHLTPERHIAGGITIPVHMPLGRVSSMGWVAREEVRPFEEVLARYSIELRLVALLFLESVFDQRSEVNVPAPAMTAGDTGLSEREVECLSWVALGKTDSEIATIIERSVPTVRFHLENAMKKLNVHNRTQAAALAAQAGILGPMVQ is encoded by the coding sequence ATGGCGGACGGGGAGTCCGGCGATCTGGGGCCATTACTCAAGGCGCTCGAGCATGTCCGCGACACGGCAGAGGCGGTCGATATCGCCAAACGGGTAGGGGCGATCATCGGATTGCCGTATCCATCCTGTATCGCCGATTATTCCGACCCGCTGCTGACGCGCACCCGTGACGGCAAGACCTATGCCGAATTGTTCGGCTGGAGTGTGGACTTCCGCGAGGATTGGGAGCGCAACCGGCTCAATCTCATCAGCCCGATCGCCAACGTGTGCCGCTACTCCACCAAGCCCTTCATCTGGCGCTCCAAGGACGTGGTCTCCATGATGCCGGCCGCGAGCGGCGCCAAGCAGCGTCAGTGGCACCTGACGCCCGAGCGTCACATCGCCGGCGGCATCACCATCCCGGTCCACATGCCGCTGGGGCGTGTCAGTTCCATGGGCTGGGTCGCGCGCGAGGAGGTCCGTCCATTCGAGGAGGTGCTGGCGCGGTACTCCATCGAATTGCGGCTGGTCGCGCTGCTGTTCCTCGAGAGCGTGTTCGATCAGCGGTCCGAGGTGAACGTGCCCGCGCCGGCGATGACCGCGGGCGACACCGGCCTTTCGGAGCGCGAGGTGGAATGCCTGTCCTGGGTGGCGCTGGGCAAGACGGATTCGGAGATCGCGACCATCATCGAACGGTCGGTGCCGACGGTGCGCTTCCATCTGGAAAACGCCATGAAGAAGCTGAACGTGCACAACCGCACCCAGGCCGCGGCGCTCGCGGCGCAGGCTGGCATTCTGGGCCCGATGGTGCAGTGA
- a CDS encoding acyl-CoA dehydrogenase family protein, with product MDFELSPKAKELSRKLQAFFDDHIYPNEETYDRQMAAFGSDRWQIPQIIEDLKLKAKEAGLWNLFLPHSETVEGLSNLDYAPLCEIMGRVSWSSEVFNSLAPDTGNMEVLERYGTPGHKEKWLKPLLNGDIRSAFLMTEPDVASSDATNISTSIVRDGDEYVINGRKWWSSGVMDPRCKVYILMGKSNPDAPAHAQQSMILVPADAPGITIERHLPVFGFDHAPKGHGQVLLENVRVPAENLLLGEGRGFEIAQGRLGPGRIHHCMRAIGVAERALEKTCKRLVSRTPFGKKLSEQSLWQDRIADARTEINMCRLLVMHAAWMMDTVGNKVARSDIAQIKVACARMACKVVDMAIQAHGGGGVTTDFGLAAAYANARTLRIVDGPDEVHNRTIASLELKKYTNRG from the coding sequence ATGGATTTCGAACTCAGTCCCAAGGCGAAGGAACTGTCGCGCAAGCTGCAGGCGTTCTTCGACGACCACATCTATCCGAACGAAGAGACCTATGACCGGCAGATGGCCGCCTTTGGTTCTGACCGCTGGCAGATCCCGCAGATCATCGAGGATCTTAAGCTGAAGGCCAAGGAAGCGGGCCTGTGGAACCTGTTCCTGCCGCACAGCGAGACGGTCGAAGGGCTGAGCAACCTGGATTATGCGCCGCTGTGCGAGATCATGGGCCGCGTCAGCTGGTCGTCGGAAGTGTTCAACTCGCTGGCGCCCGACACCGGCAACATGGAAGTGCTGGAGCGTTACGGCACGCCGGGCCACAAGGAAAAGTGGCTGAAGCCGCTGCTGAACGGCGACATCCGCTCCGCCTTCCTGATGACCGAACCGGACGTCGCCTCGTCCGACGCCACCAACATCTCCACCAGCATCGTGCGCGATGGCGACGAGTACGTCATCAACGGCCGCAAGTGGTGGAGCTCGGGCGTCATGGACCCGCGCTGCAAGGTCTACATCCTGATGGGCAAGTCCAACCCGGACGCGCCGGCGCACGCGCAGCAGTCCATGATCCTGGTGCCCGCCGATGCTCCCGGCATCACCATCGAGCGTCACCTGCCGGTGTTCGGCTTCGATCACGCGCCGAAGGGCCACGGCCAGGTGCTGCTGGAGAACGTGCGCGTTCCGGCCGAGAACCTGCTGCTCGGTGAAGGCCGCGGTTTCGAGATCGCCCAGGGCCGCCTCGGTCCGGGCCGCATCCATCACTGCATGCGCGCCATCGGCGTCGCCGAGCGGGCGCTCGAGAAGACCTGCAAGCGCCTCGTCTCGCGCACGCCGTTCGGCAAGAAACTGTCCGAGCAGTCGCTGTGGCAGGACCGCATCGCCGATGCCCGCACCGAAATCAACATGTGCCGCCTGCTGGTCATGCACGCGGCGTGGATGATGGACACGGTCGGCAACAAGGTCGCCCGCAGCGACATCGCCCAGATCAAGGTCGCGTGCGCGCGCATGGCCTGCAAGGTCGTCGACATGGCGATCCAGGCCCATGGCGGCGGCGGCGTGACCACCGATTTCGGCCTGGCGGCGGCCTATGCCAACGCCCGCACCCTGCGAATCGTCGATGGCCCGGACGAGGTGCACAACCGCACCATCGCCAGCCTGGAACTGAAGAAGTACACCAACCGGGGCTGA
- a CDS encoding TetR/AcrR family transcriptional regulator, whose product MVLGSPGNEIHTASKLKLAGQSDMDLAADLNGLDSRQRRKLALQRAKETSDPEHWQTTKSEFTRESILRAIVDCLAEYGYSNLTLGQVAKKAGLSKGAMQHHFESKSAAIEAALQFIFSQQLALQRTYARRPSEPADQELHGRRVEALWEFVQDPSYVAFAEIAMASRTDEHLRKLVQEHYAEYHKQARQAAAELMPEWQNDLDKFRVMSRLVLTCLEGMALRQTFGLSDDREDSALREYLVTLVASVFRETQQMMANRNS is encoded by the coding sequence ATGGTGTTGGGTAGTCCGGGGAACGAAATTCATACCGCCAGCAAGTTGAAACTCGCCGGGCAGTCGGACATGGACCTTGCCGCCGATCTGAACGGCCTGGATTCGCGCCAGCGCCGGAAACTGGCGCTGCAACGGGCCAAGGAAACATCCGACCCTGAGCACTGGCAGACGACCAAGAGCGAGTTCACGCGCGAGAGCATCCTGCGCGCCATCGTCGACTGTCTTGCCGAATACGGCTATTCCAATCTGACGCTCGGACAGGTCGCCAAAAAGGCCGGTCTGTCCAAGGGCGCCATGCAGCATCATTTCGAATCCAAGTCCGCCGCGATCGAGGCGGCGCTGCAGTTCATCTTCTCGCAGCAGCTTGCCTTGCAGAGGACCTATGCCCGCCGGCCTTCGGAACCGGCGGACCAGGAACTCCATGGCCGCCGCGTGGAGGCGCTGTGGGAATTCGTCCAGGATCCGTCCTATGTCGCCTTTGCCGAGATCGCCATGGCATCGCGCACGGACGAGCATCTGCGCAAGCTGGTGCAGGAGCACTATGCCGAGTACCACAAGCAGGCGCGCCAGGCCGCTGCCGAACTGATGCCCGAATGGCAGAACGATCTGGACAAGTTCCGCGTCATGTCGCGGCTGGTGCTGACTTGTCTCGAGGGCATGGCGCTGCGCCAGACCTTCGGCCTCTCCGACGACCGGGAGGACAGTGCCCTGCGCGAGTATCTCGTCACGCTGGTGGCGTCGGTATTCCGGGAGACCCAGCAGATGATGGCCAACCGCAACAGCTGA
- a CDS encoding TetR/AcrR family transcriptional regulator yields MNRKTSYGAAFVSQSDGNAAKARQKRMAALEKAKGTTDPDKWQTTKSGFTRESILRAVVECLAEDGYSRLTMTQVAKKAGLTKGALQHYFDSKSAAIEAALTRIFEDQLALQRESARRPTEAADDQLHDRRIEALWHYVRDSSYVAFMEIAMAGRKEPHLHKLVQAHYQEYFRLSREAAAELLPEWQADVEKFNFVAHLVSTVIEGMAVRQEFGISDEHYDEAVRAFLKRTVGDIFTGKLSPFAPGAA; encoded by the coding sequence GTGAACAGAAAGACAAGCTACGGCGCTGCGTTCGTGTCTCAGTCGGATGGCAACGCGGCCAAGGCGCGGCAGAAGCGCATGGCGGCGCTGGAAAAGGCCAAGGGCACGACCGATCCCGACAAATGGCAAACCACCAAGAGCGGCTTCACCCGCGAGAGCATCCTGCGCGCGGTGGTCGAATGTCTGGCGGAGGATGGCTATTCGCGACTGACCATGACCCAGGTGGCCAAGAAGGCCGGCCTGACCAAAGGCGCGCTGCAGCACTATTTCGATTCCAAGTCGGCCGCCATCGAAGCGGCGCTGACCCGGATATTCGAGGACCAGCTGGCGCTTCAGCGGGAATCGGCACGGCGCCCCACGGAAGCGGCCGACGATCAGCTACACGACAGGCGCATCGAGGCGCTGTGGCACTATGTGCGCGATTCTTCTTATGTCGCGTTCATGGAAATCGCCATGGCCGGGCGGAAGGAGCCGCATCTGCACAAGCTCGTCCAGGCGCATTATCAGGAATATTTCCGGCTCTCGCGCGAAGCCGCCGCCGAGCTGCTTCCCGAATGGCAGGCCGACGTGGAGAAGTTCAACTTCGTCGCCCACCTCGTCTCCACCGTGATCGAGGGCATGGCCGTCCGTCAGGAGTTCGGGATTTCCGATGAGCATTACGACGAGGCCGTTCGCGCCTTTCTCAAGCGCACGGTCGGCGACATCTTCACCGGCAAGCTTTCCCCCTTTGCCCCGGGCGCCGCGTAG